A single region of the Marinobacter nanhaiticus D15-8W genome encodes:
- a CDS encoding 4a-hydroxytetrahydrobiopterin dehydratase, giving the protein MTELKSQSCEACKADAPQVTGDELASLQKEVPEWALVEKGGEQQIERTFKFKNFAEALTFTNKVGDLAEAEGHHPALLTEYGKTTVNWWTHKIGGLHRNDFIMAARTDELFGE; this is encoded by the coding sequence ATGACTGAGTTGAAATCGCAGTCCTGTGAGGCCTGCAAGGCCGATGCACCGCAGGTCACCGGTGACGAGTTGGCCAGTCTTCAGAAAGAGGTGCCTGAGTGGGCACTGGTCGAGAAGGGAGGCGAGCAGCAGATCGAGCGCACCTTCAAGTTCAAGAATTTCGCCGAGGCGCTGACCTTTACCAACAAGGTGGGGGATTTAGCGGAGGCGGAAGGGCATCATCCAGCCCTGCTCACCGAATACGGCAAGACGACCGTCAACTGGTGGACTCACAAGATTGGCGGCCTGCATCGCAACGATTTCATTATGGCTGCCCGCACGGACGAGCTATTCGGC
- a CDS encoding Y-family DNA polymerase, with translation MLWLYLHFPHLLLEHFSQSEATSRPMALISGRPPRVLQLNPEAEKLGVAVGQTAQTASALAEGLHLIEADMEEQARVLEQQAVWLYRDVARITLYPPDGILTEAGSLRRLHGSLPALWEKLQTNLKQRHLTAWLACGPTPQAARILARGRMGQCSEDLQRLRHSLDKLPVTESDLDEQAIERLQRMGLHTLGPVLRLPDRELARRLGPETSLALQKIEGSAADPQTDWLPPPYFHRRLDFAEDVEHSSGLLFPLQRALQELEEELRWRQQDTDTLQLEIRHRHQPVTPLQIRSTAPEHRASAFVALVRLRLERHELGSPAVGLSIKVRRFMRRDAPIGDDLFGESAASRDEARQHLLSRLQARLGDEALNTLSLNADHRPEQAWLAAPVQSKAAGTEVTLPRRPLWLLGKPQPLIEMPKEWLTGPERISAGWWDGERIQRDYYIARLHSGQTSWLFRDVTGGWYIHGWFA, from the coding sequence ATGCTATGGCTCTACCTCCACTTTCCTCACCTGCTGCTGGAGCATTTCAGCCAGAGCGAGGCAACCTCCCGCCCCATGGCCCTGATCAGCGGCCGACCGCCACGAGTGCTCCAGCTCAATCCGGAGGCGGAGAAGCTGGGCGTCGCCGTCGGCCAGACCGCCCAGACGGCATCCGCCCTGGCTGAAGGGTTGCATCTGATCGAGGCCGACATGGAGGAACAGGCAAGGGTCCTGGAACAGCAGGCAGTGTGGCTCTACCGAGACGTGGCCCGCATTACGCTCTACCCACCAGACGGCATTCTTACCGAAGCCGGCAGCCTGAGGCGCCTGCACGGCAGTCTCCCGGCTCTGTGGGAGAAACTTCAGACCAACCTGAAACAACGCCACCTGACCGCCTGGCTCGCCTGCGGGCCAACCCCTCAGGCCGCCCGCATCCTGGCCCGAGGCCGAATGGGGCAGTGCAGCGAAGACCTACAACGTCTGCGCCACTCGCTGGACAAACTCCCAGTCACCGAAAGCGATCTGGATGAACAGGCTATCGAGCGCCTGCAACGCATGGGGCTGCATACCCTGGGCCCGGTATTGCGTCTACCGGATCGGGAACTGGCGCGACGCCTGGGACCAGAAACCAGCCTGGCCCTGCAAAAGATCGAAGGCAGCGCCGCCGATCCGCAAACCGACTGGCTGCCGCCGCCCTATTTCCATCGTCGCCTGGATTTTGCCGAGGATGTCGAGCACAGCAGTGGCCTGCTCTTCCCCCTGCAACGTGCACTGCAGGAGCTAGAAGAGGAATTGCGCTGGCGTCAGCAGGATACCGACACCCTCCAGCTTGAGATCCGCCATCGACACCAGCCAGTGACGCCACTGCAGATTCGCTCAACCGCGCCCGAGCACCGCGCCTCCGCCTTCGTTGCACTGGTGCGGTTGAGACTGGAACGCCACGAGCTGGGATCACCAGCTGTTGGTCTTTCAATCAAGGTCAGACGCTTCATGCGCCGGGATGCACCGATTGGCGATGACCTGTTCGGCGAATCCGCCGCCTCCCGGGACGAAGCCCGGCAGCACCTGCTCAGTCGCTTGCAGGCCCGTCTGGGAGACGAGGCCCTGAATACCCTGAGCCTGAACGCCGATCACCGCCCCGAGCAGGCCTGGCTCGCCGCCCCCGTGCAGAGCAAGGCTGCGGGTACGGAAGTCACCCTGCCCCGCCGGCCACTCTGGCTGCTGGGGAAGCCGCAACCGCTGATTGAGATGCCTAAGGAATGGCTCACCGGACCGGAGCGCATCAGCGCCGGTTGGTGGGACGGCGAAAGAATCCAGCGGGACTACTACATCGCCCGCCTGCATAGCGGGCAAACGAGCTGGCTGTTCCGGGACGTCACCGGTGGCTGGTATATCCATGGCTGGTTTGCGTGA
- a CDS encoding DoxX family protein: protein MNEQTLESYGITTLRISLGLILIAHSLWLKLVIFTLPGTAAFFESIGLPGITAYAVFLVEATTGIALVLGIESRWAALLAVPVMAGATWAHAANGWLFTNAGGGWEYPLFLTVATLAQALLGDGALALRRSSKLGLIHANRSPALS, encoded by the coding sequence ATGAATGAGCAAACCCTAGAAAGCTATGGCATCACTACACTACGGATCAGTCTGGGCCTTATCCTGATCGCCCACAGTCTCTGGCTTAAATTGGTGATCTTCACGCTGCCCGGAACGGCCGCATTCTTCGAAAGCATCGGACTTCCCGGGATCACCGCCTATGCCGTCTTTCTGGTTGAAGCGACGACCGGTATCGCACTCGTGTTGGGGATAGAAAGCCGCTGGGCGGCCCTGCTCGCCGTTCCAGTTATGGCTGGCGCCACCTGGGCACACGCAGCTAATGGCTGGCTGTTCACCAATGCAGGCGGCGGATGGGAGTACCCGCTGTTCCTGACGGTAGCCACCCTGGCGCAAGCGCTACTCGGCGACGGTGCGCTGGCGCTGCGTAGATCCAGTAAACTGGGCCTGATCCATGCAAACCGGAGCCCTGCCTTATCATGA
- a CDS encoding DODA-type extradiol aromatic ring-opening family dioxygenase, giving the protein MSLFISHGAPTLLLNETPAHRFLKQLGGELPRPKAIIVISAHWESDQLQVDHTAQHDLIYDFRGFPKELYEFKWPVNGDPALAEKIQAHLAARGFQATLTSGRGLDHGAWVPLALLDSNAAIPIVPVSLPVDYDERALWALGKALSDFEREGYLLIGTGSLTHNLRALSPNWNAPSHPDVAPFVDGLKEILEGAERERIINWRALPYARNHHPSPEHFLPLLIAAAAPGKAQRLHQSIEYGALAMDCWSFGQPALA; this is encoded by the coding sequence ATGAGCCTGTTTATCTCGCATGGTGCGCCGACGCTTCTGCTCAACGAGACGCCGGCACACCGGTTCCTGAAACAACTGGGCGGGGAGCTCCCCCGCCCAAAGGCCATCATCGTCATCTCTGCCCACTGGGAAAGTGACCAATTACAGGTCGACCACACAGCGCAACACGACCTGATCTACGATTTTCGCGGATTCCCGAAGGAACTCTACGAATTCAAGTGGCCAGTTAACGGAGATCCGGCGTTGGCCGAGAAGATTCAGGCACACCTGGCGGCACGAGGTTTTCAGGCAACGCTAACTTCGGGCCGCGGTCTTGATCATGGCGCATGGGTACCGCTGGCTCTACTGGACTCGAATGCTGCCATTCCGATAGTTCCCGTATCGCTCCCTGTAGATTACGACGAACGAGCGCTCTGGGCGCTGGGCAAGGCGTTGTCTGACTTCGAACGTGAGGGCTACCTGCTCATCGGTACCGGTAGCCTGACGCACAACTTGCGCGCCCTATCACCTAACTGGAATGCGCCTTCACATCCGGATGTGGCCCCTTTTGTCGATGGTTTGAAGGAGATTCTCGAAGGTGCTGAGCGCGAGCGAATCATTAATTGGCGAGCACTCCCCTATGCCCGAAATCACCATCCAAGCCCGGAGCACTTTCTGCCGCTCCTAATTGCCGCGGCCGCACCGGGAAAAGCCCAACGGCTGCACCAAAGCATCGAGTATGGCGCACTTGCCATGGATTGCTGGTCCTTTGGCCAACCCGCTCTCGCTTGA
- the imuA gene encoding translesion DNA synthesis-associated protein ImuA, which produces MSEIIDKLLDNAQVWQASQQKRQTRADAEATGFSPLDEHLPGAGWPRGAMIECLLPHYGIGELQLILPVLRKLTGEGLTAFWIDAPHIPYAPALARAKVDIAHVVQVRTQSREDQLWTLENCLRSSTTGLVMVWLDSIKRSDIRRIQLAAEAGDNLCILFRDARHAEEHSPAALRLKLAPQDGWTLQTDIIKRRGGWPVADLKVSIPPVVDLPRSRTAEIIQGPWSRPNT; this is translated from the coding sequence ATGAGTGAAATCATCGACAAACTGCTGGACAACGCCCAGGTCTGGCAAGCCAGTCAGCAAAAGCGCCAGACCCGGGCCGACGCCGAAGCCACCGGATTCAGTCCGCTGGACGAGCACCTGCCCGGCGCCGGCTGGCCTCGCGGCGCCATGATCGAATGCCTGCTACCGCATTACGGTATCGGCGAACTCCAACTGATCCTGCCGGTCTTGCGCAAGCTCACCGGGGAAGGCCTGACCGCTTTCTGGATCGATGCACCCCATATCCCCTACGCCCCGGCCCTGGCCCGGGCCAAGGTGGACATCGCCCACGTCGTCCAGGTTCGCACCCAAAGCCGGGAAGACCAGCTCTGGACCCTGGAAAACTGCCTGCGCTCATCCACCACCGGCCTGGTCATGGTCTGGCTCGACAGCATCAAGCGCAGCGATATCCGCCGCATCCAGTTGGCCGCCGAAGCCGGGGACAACCTGTGTATCCTGTTCCGCGATGCCCGCCATGCCGAGGAGCACTCCCCCGCAGCCCTGCGCCTGAAACTGGCACCGCAGGACGGCTGGACACTGCAGACCGACATTATCAAGCGTCGTGGCGGCTGGCCCGTGGCGGACCTCAAGGTGTCGATCCCGCCGGTGGTGGACCTGCCCCGCAGCCGGACCGCCGAAATCATCCAGGGCCCCTGGTCGCGGCCGAATACCTGA
- a CDS encoding sodium ion-translocating decarboxylase subunit beta: protein MDKMMTLWTGSGLFNIEFGQVIMIAVGLLLLFLAIRKGFEPLLLVPIGFGGILANIPEAGLALTAAENAIHFALKDGSTQILAALAAPLDVAYQAGQAVTPELKEAFKVAVKEASYSEMAMANSIAQDFGYGNGMLYNFYSVVIGSTIGPLVIFMGVGAMTDFGPLLANPKTMLLGAAAQFGIFGTVLGAALLDWTGVLQFNILEAAAIGIIGGADGPTSIYVSSVLAPHLLGAIAVSAYAYMAMVPMIQPPIMKALTSQKERAIKMTQLRPVSKREKITFPLVVLIAVVLFLPDAAPLLGMFCFGNLMRECGVVERLSDTAQNALINITTIFLGLSVGSKLMADKFLDAQTLGILGLGIVAFGIGTACGVLMAKLMNKLSKEQINPLIGSAGVSAVPMAARVSNKVGLEANPQNFLLMHAMGPNVAGVIGSAVAAGVMIKLLG, encoded by the coding sequence ATGGATAAAATGATGACGCTATGGACAGGCAGTGGCCTGTTCAACATCGAGTTCGGCCAGGTGATTATGATCGCCGTGGGCCTTCTGCTGCTGTTCCTTGCCATTCGTAAGGGGTTCGAGCCGTTGCTGCTGGTCCCAATCGGGTTCGGTGGCATTCTGGCGAACATTCCGGAGGCAGGGCTTGCCCTGACTGCGGCTGAAAACGCAATCCATTTCGCGCTGAAGGACGGATCCACACAGATTTTGGCCGCCCTTGCTGCGCCGCTGGATGTAGCCTACCAAGCCGGGCAGGCGGTAACGCCCGAGCTGAAGGAGGCCTTCAAGGTAGCGGTTAAAGAGGCCAGCTACTCCGAAATGGCGATGGCGAACTCCATTGCTCAGGATTTCGGCTATGGCAATGGCATGCTGTATAACTTCTATTCCGTGGTTATCGGCAGCACCATCGGGCCCCTGGTCATCTTCATGGGTGTCGGCGCGATGACCGATTTCGGTCCGCTGTTGGCTAACCCGAAGACGATGTTACTGGGCGCTGCGGCGCAGTTCGGTATTTTCGGTACCGTTCTCGGTGCCGCGCTGCTGGACTGGACCGGCGTACTGCAGTTCAACATTCTGGAAGCGGCGGCGATCGGCATCATCGGTGGTGCAGATGGCCCGACCTCTATCTACGTCTCCAGTGTTCTGGCTCCGCATCTTCTGGGTGCGATTGCGGTGTCGGCCTACGCCTACATGGCCATGGTGCCGATGATCCAGCCGCCGATCATGAAGGCACTGACTTCCCAGAAGGAGCGCGCCATTAAGATGACCCAGCTGCGCCCGGTCAGCAAGCGAGAAAAGATCACCTTCCCGCTAGTGGTCCTGATTGCGGTGGTTCTGTTCCTGCCGGATGCAGCACCGCTGCTGGGTATGTTCTGTTTTGGTAATCTGATGCGTGAATGTGGTGTCGTTGAGCGGCTGAGTGACACCGCACAGAACGCACTGATTAACATCACGACCATATTCCTGGGTCTGTCCGTTGGCTCTAAGCTGATGGCGGATAAATTCCTGGACGCCCAGACCCTGGGTATTCTGGGCCTGGGTATTGTGGCTTTCGGGATCGGTACCGCCTGTGGCGTCCTGATGGCGAAGCTCATGAACAAATTGAGCAAGGAGCAGATCAATCCGCTGATCGGCTCAGCTGGGGTGTCGGCAGTCCCGATGGCGGCCCGCGTATCCAACAAGGTCGGTCTGGAAGCCAATCCCCAGAACTTCCTGTTGATGCACGCCATGGGCCCGAACGTGGCTGGCGTCATTGGCTCTGCAGTTGCAGCCGGTGTCATGATCAAGCTGCTTGGCTGA
- a CDS encoding error-prone DNA polymerase, which translates to MAYAELHCLSNFTFLRGASHPHELAEEAEKQGYTALAITDECSVAGMPRAYAALKANEKVKLITGSEFYLQDPDIVLVLLAQTRKGYGQLCQLITTARRRAEKGSYALFGEDLDTHTLDECLVLWGAAPTLSNEETERGQWLRSLFPGRLWIMAERSLTDQDEENMANWRLLGRQLSLPIVATGHVHMHQRGRQPLQDVLTAIRHGCTVAEAGHHLFANGERYLRPIKTLERLFPEEWLEQSLVIADRCTFSPGELKYKYPPEVIPRGHTPASYLRQLTEEGIQRRFPRGLSLPIRALVEKELKLIADKEYEPFFLTIHDIVQFARAQGILCQGRGSAANSVVCYCLGITEVAPDKIKVLFERFISEDRDEPPDIDVDFEHERREEVIQYIYRRYGRERAALAATVIRYRQRSAIRDVGKALGFDLHLLEQMIGSVNWRDKGQDWREQLLAKGIAKTAKAVEQFMALVNSLLGFPRHLSQHVGGFVISEGPLAELVPTENASMVDRTVIQWDKDDLESLDLMKVDVLALGMLSAIRKAFDLIGKKENRPFGMTDVTPEDERVYDMLCTGDSIGVFQVESRAQINMLPRLRPREYYDLVIQVAIVRPGPIQGDMVHPYLKRRHKLEPVDYPNDDIREVLERTFGVPIFQEQAIKLAMVAAGFSGSEADNLRRAMAAWKSDGDLTPFRDKLINGMRAKGYSQDFAEKLYKQFCGFGGYGFPESHSASFALLVYVSAWIKCHYPPVFYCALLNSQPMGFYSPSQLVQDARRHNVVVHPIDVNHSDWDHTLENQHEHLRLGLRLVKGLSRTGAEKLVASRPEQGYASIDQIRHLTGIDNQDLECLASAGALRTFSDNRHQARWDILEYDAPAPLFVQGSPQIVQESRQTYTVTSGRNNEAIRMPLPSEGEDILEDYASQGLTLQRHPLILLREQGHLRHCHTAESLKTYPNGRPVHVAGLVTGRQRPGSSKGVTFITLEDETGNTNVVVWLNTARQQRQPLIKSRLLHVKGILEREGDIVHVIAGKLTDLSHLLGTLKVRSRDFR; encoded by the coding sequence ATGGCCTACGCTGAGCTCCACTGCCTGAGCAACTTCACCTTCCTGCGCGGCGCGTCCCACCCCCACGAACTGGCGGAGGAAGCCGAGAAGCAGGGCTACACGGCACTGGCGATCACCGACGAATGTTCGGTCGCCGGCATGCCCCGGGCCTACGCTGCACTCAAGGCAAACGAGAAGGTCAAACTGATTACTGGCAGCGAGTTTTACCTACAAGATCCGGACATCGTACTGGTCCTACTGGCCCAAACCCGAAAAGGCTATGGCCAACTCTGTCAGTTGATCACCACCGCACGCCGCCGGGCGGAAAAAGGGAGCTATGCCCTCTTTGGCGAAGACCTGGACACCCACACGCTGGATGAATGCCTGGTGCTCTGGGGCGCGGCGCCCACCCTGTCCAACGAAGAAACAGAACGGGGGCAGTGGCTCAGGTCGCTGTTCCCCGGTCGACTCTGGATCATGGCTGAGCGCAGCCTGACCGACCAGGATGAGGAGAACATGGCCAACTGGCGGCTGCTCGGGCGCCAACTAAGCCTGCCTATCGTTGCCACCGGCCATGTGCACATGCACCAGCGCGGCCGGCAACCCCTGCAGGACGTGCTGACCGCCATCCGCCACGGCTGCACGGTGGCCGAAGCCGGTCACCACCTGTTTGCCAACGGCGAGCGTTACCTGCGCCCGATCAAAACATTGGAAAGGCTGTTTCCCGAAGAATGGTTGGAACAGAGCCTGGTTATTGCTGACCGATGCACCTTCAGTCCCGGCGAACTCAAGTATAAATACCCGCCGGAAGTGATCCCTCGGGGGCACACGCCCGCAAGCTATTTACGCCAGCTTACGGAAGAAGGTATTCAGAGACGCTTCCCCAGAGGCCTCTCCCTGCCTATTCGTGCACTCGTTGAAAAAGAACTGAAGCTCATTGCCGATAAAGAATATGAACCCTTTTTCCTGACGATTCATGATATTGTCCAGTTTGCACGCGCACAGGGCATTCTTTGCCAGGGCCGCGGCTCCGCAGCCAACTCAGTGGTGTGCTATTGCCTGGGTATTACCGAGGTTGCACCGGACAAGATCAAAGTACTTTTCGAGCGATTTATTTCAGAAGATCGGGATGAGCCACCGGATATTGACGTGGATTTCGAGCACGAACGCCGAGAGGAGGTTATCCAGTATATTTATCGGCGTTACGGTCGGGAGCGAGCCGCCTTGGCAGCCACCGTCATTCGCTATCGTCAAAGGAGTGCCATCCGGGATGTGGGCAAAGCATTGGGATTCGACCTGCATCTGCTCGAGCAAATGATTGGCAGCGTAAACTGGCGCGACAAAGGTCAGGATTGGCGCGAGCAATTACTGGCCAAAGGCATCGCGAAAACAGCCAAGGCCGTAGAGCAGTTCATGGCACTGGTTAATAGCCTGCTGGGCTTTCCTCGCCATCTCTCGCAGCACGTCGGCGGGTTTGTTATCAGCGAAGGGCCTTTGGCGGAATTGGTGCCCACCGAAAATGCCAGCATGGTGGATCGCACGGTCATCCAATGGGACAAGGACGACCTGGAAAGTCTGGATCTGATGAAGGTCGATGTACTTGCGCTGGGTATGCTTTCCGCCATTCGTAAAGCCTTCGATTTGATCGGCAAGAAGGAAAACCGACCCTTTGGAATGACAGATGTCACTCCGGAAGACGAGCGCGTCTATGACATGCTTTGTACCGGCGACAGCATTGGTGTTTTCCAGGTGGAATCCCGAGCCCAAATCAATATGCTGCCGCGTTTGCGACCGCGCGAATACTATGACCTGGTCATCCAGGTAGCCATTGTCCGGCCCGGCCCCATCCAGGGCGATATGGTCCACCCCTACCTGAAACGTCGGCACAAGCTGGAACCCGTGGACTACCCCAATGACGATATCCGCGAGGTATTGGAGCGGACTTTTGGCGTGCCTATCTTTCAGGAGCAAGCCATCAAGCTTGCCATGGTGGCTGCTGGCTTCAGTGGCAGCGAAGCGGATAACCTACGCCGGGCCATGGCTGCCTGGAAATCGGATGGTGACCTGACGCCCTTCCGGGACAAACTTATCAACGGGATGCGGGCCAAAGGCTATAGCCAGGATTTCGCGGAAAAGCTTTATAAGCAATTCTGCGGCTTCGGCGGCTACGGCTTCCCTGAATCCCATTCAGCCAGCTTTGCACTGCTGGTGTACGTTTCCGCCTGGATCAAATGCCACTACCCTCCCGTTTTCTACTGCGCCCTCCTCAACAGCCAACCCATGGGATTCTATTCCCCCTCGCAGCTGGTACAGGATGCTCGCCGCCATAATGTCGTTGTCCATCCCATCGACGTCAACCACAGCGATTGGGACCATACCCTGGAGAACCAGCATGAGCACCTGCGCCTAGGCCTTCGACTGGTGAAAGGATTAAGTCGGACTGGCGCAGAGAAGCTCGTCGCTTCACGCCCCGAACAGGGATACGCCTCCATAGATCAGATCCGACACCTTACTGGTATCGACAACCAGGATCTGGAGTGCCTGGCCAGCGCTGGAGCCTTACGCACTTTCAGCGACAACCGGCACCAGGCTCGTTGGGACATTCTCGAATACGATGCGCCTGCCCCCCTATTCGTGCAGGGGAGCCCACAGATCGTGCAGGAAAGCCGGCAAACCTATACCGTGACATCCGGGAGAAACAACGAAGCCATTCGCATGCCCCTTCCTTCAGAGGGTGAGGACATATTGGAGGACTATGCCAGTCAGGGTCTGACACTGCAGCGCCATCCTCTCATACTGCTTCGAGAGCAAGGCCACCTGCGGCACTGCCATACTGCCGAAAGCCTGAAAACCTATCCCAACGGGCGCCCAGTACACGTGGCGGGCCTGGTAACCGGCCGTCAACGCCCTGGTTCCAGCAAAGGCGTCACTTTCATCACCCTGGAAGACGAAACCGGTAACACTAACGTGGTGGTCTGGCTCAATACCGCCCGACAACAGCGCCAGCCGCTGATCAAGTCACGGCTGCTGCATGTGAAGGGTATTCTGGAAAGAGAAGGCGACATCGTTCACGTGATAGCCGGTAAGTTGACCGACCTCAGCCACCTGCTGGGTACACTAAAGGTTCGCTCAAGGGATTTTCGCTGA
- a CDS encoding LysR family transcriptional regulator, with product MDWGLLPDFLMIVRAHSLTGAADRLGVNHSTIYRRLNQLEAQLNCRLFERLNTGYRLTPEGEALLSHAEAMEAEAFHAERLLGGADVTLQGEVRLTAPENLVYDFLPDYLERFQQQYPDIRVSVLVTNTDLDLNRREADLALRATPSPPDYLVGRKLTDIGWAVFGAPKLIEVKGEPVDLKAACDYPWVGPEAALMHIPGYRWVVSQVPEKLIVIRGSTLNAIARFAQAGLGLAALPMDQVRQELKPVLALSTTPLSGLWLLTHADLRNVARIRVLMDFLADAFREDPRWPSFRGFSST from the coding sequence ATGGATTGGGGACTTTTACCGGATTTCCTGATGATCGTCCGGGCCCATTCGTTGACGGGTGCGGCGGACCGACTTGGCGTCAATCACAGTACGATCTATCGGCGCTTGAATCAGTTGGAGGCGCAGCTTAACTGCCGCTTATTCGAACGTCTGAACACCGGCTACCGCCTGACCCCAGAGGGTGAGGCACTGCTATCCCATGCGGAAGCCATGGAAGCCGAAGCCTTCCACGCGGAGCGGCTGCTTGGTGGTGCGGACGTGACCTTACAGGGCGAGGTGCGGCTGACAGCGCCGGAAAATCTGGTTTATGACTTTCTGCCGGATTATCTCGAGCGATTTCAACAGCAATACCCGGACATCCGGGTAAGTGTGCTAGTGACCAATACCGACCTCGATCTCAATCGACGCGAAGCGGACCTGGCCCTGCGAGCTACACCGAGTCCGCCGGATTATCTGGTTGGTCGCAAGCTGACCGATATTGGCTGGGCGGTGTTCGGAGCGCCAAAGCTTATCGAAGTGAAGGGGGAGCCAGTGGATCTCAAGGCTGCTTGCGATTACCCGTGGGTTGGGCCGGAAGCCGCCTTGATGCACATACCGGGCTATCGCTGGGTTGTCAGTCAGGTGCCGGAGAAACTGATCGTCATACGCGGTAGTACGCTGAATGCCATTGCCCGCTTTGCCCAGGCGGGGCTGGGGCTGGCGGCGTTGCCAATGGATCAGGTCAGACAGGAACTGAAGCCGGTGCTGGCATTATCCACTACACCCCTGAGTGGCCTCTGGCTTTTGACCCACGCCGACCTGCGCAACGTAGCCCGCATCCGGGTGCTGATGGATTTCCTGGCAGACGCGTTTCGTGAGGATCCGCGCTGGCCTTCGTTTCGGGGTTTTAGTTCGACCTGA